One part of the Streptomyces lienomycini genome encodes these proteins:
- a CDS encoding helix-turn-helix domain-containing protein: protein MVRTPLTPEERERGERLGRLLRAARGERSMTAVAAEAGISAETLRKIETGRAPTPAFFTVAALAGALGLSMDELVGRCAPAMA, encoded by the coding sequence ATGGTGCGCACTCCTCTGACCCCCGAAGAGCGTGAGCGCGGCGAGCGGCTCGGCCGCCTGCTCCGCGCGGCCCGCGGCGAACGGAGCATGACCGCGGTCGCCGCCGAGGCCGGAATCTCCGCCGAGACCCTGCGCAAGATCGAGACCGGCCGGGCGCCCACCCCGGCGTTCTTCACGGTGGCCGCGCTGGCCGGCGCGCTGGGGCTGTCCATGGACGAGCTGGTGGGGCGGTGCGCGCCCGCGATGGCCTGA
- a CDS encoding PucR family transcriptional regulator, with translation MTTTSETSAPQPREPWEPALSVRQVLGLERVRAGQPEVVAGAHRLDRPVRWVHVAEAADVGVMLSGGEMVLTTGVLLAGDEAKQGEYIRSLDRAEAAAVVLGLGRAFPAPPEVMRRAAERCGLPLVVLHRPFPFAELTEEVQSRLLRRKFAAVSLSEAVRTELTGLITAGAPVQRLLDEVARHAGCPVVVTNLAHRVLATAGERAAVDDVLRDWERIARQAGAGSADGWVRAELSCRGESWGRLVLCGYRGDRAAGRLLADRAAEALVLHRMLAGDGTRGGACGGSRDAWEEQSARSLLTDLVTGAVPARHLLPRARAAGLPVNRRVFVPLVVRDRQPARPARVLRRLGLPGIAAGLADDRVAVLLSLAPDQDARALTDHFATRLRSEPDATYALVAAADARADWADVPAGLREAQHVADAVADAPAPMDLPPVVRLRDIHLRGLVRLLRDDPHVQSFAERELDGLLRGPDEDLLSVLRTYLATGRNKSRTAQLHHVSRPALYRRLEAIQGRLGVDLDDFEQAASVHIALLAHDAQQG, from the coding sequence ATGACCACCACCTCGGAGACCTCGGCCCCGCAGCCCCGGGAACCCTGGGAGCCGGCCCTGTCGGTCCGCCAGGTCCTCGGCCTGGAACGGGTGCGGGCGGGACAGCCCGAGGTGGTGGCCGGCGCCCACCGGCTCGACCGGCCCGTGCGCTGGGTGCACGTCGCCGAGGCCGCCGACGTCGGCGTGATGCTCAGCGGCGGAGAGATGGTCCTCACCACCGGCGTGCTCCTCGCCGGGGACGAGGCCAAGCAGGGCGAGTACATCCGCTCCCTGGACCGTGCCGAGGCCGCGGCCGTCGTGCTGGGCCTCGGCCGCGCCTTCCCCGCCCCGCCCGAGGTGATGCGGCGCGCGGCCGAGCGCTGCGGGCTGCCCCTGGTCGTGCTGCACCGGCCCTTCCCCTTCGCCGAGCTGACCGAAGAGGTCCAGTCCCGGCTGCTGCGGCGCAAGTTCGCCGCCGTCAGCCTCTCCGAGGCCGTACGCACCGAACTGACCGGTCTGATCACCGCGGGCGCCCCGGTGCAGCGCCTCCTCGACGAGGTGGCCCGGCACGCCGGCTGCCCCGTCGTCGTCACCAACCTCGCCCACCGCGTCCTGGCCACGGCGGGGGAGCGGGCGGCGGTCGACGACGTGCTGCGGGACTGGGAGCGCATCGCCCGCCAGGCCGGTGCCGGATCGGCCGACGGCTGGGTCCGCGCCGAACTGAGCTGCCGCGGAGAGAGCTGGGGCCGACTGGTGCTGTGCGGCTACCGGGGCGACCGGGCCGCCGGACGCCTGCTGGCCGACCGGGCCGCCGAGGCCCTCGTCCTGCACCGCATGCTCGCCGGTGACGGAACCCGCGGGGGTGCTTGCGGCGGCTCCCGGGACGCCTGGGAGGAGCAGTCCGCGCGGAGCCTGCTCACCGACCTGGTCACCGGGGCCGTACCGGCGCGGCACCTGCTGCCCCGGGCGCGCGCCGCCGGACTGCCCGTCAACCGGCGCGTCTTCGTCCCCCTCGTCGTCCGCGACCGGCAGCCCGCCCGCCCGGCCCGGGTGCTGCGGCGGCTGGGACTGCCGGGGATCGCCGCGGGGCTGGCCGACGACCGCGTCGCCGTCCTGCTCAGCCTCGCCCCCGACCAGGACGCCAGGGCGCTGACCGACCACTTCGCGACCCGGCTGCGTTCGGAACCGGACGCCACGTACGCCCTGGTCGCGGCGGCCGACGCCCGCGCCGACTGGGCCGACGTCCCCGCCGGACTGCGCGAGGCCCAGCACGTCGCCGACGCCGTGGCCGACGCCCCGGCACCCATGGACCTGCCGCCGGTGGTGCGACTGCGCGACATCCATCTGCGCGGACTGGTGCGGCTGCTGCGCGACGACCCGCACGTGCAGTCCTTCGCCGAACGCGAGCTGGACGGGCTGCTGCGCGGCCCCGACGAGGACCTGCTGTCCGTCCTGCGGACCTACCTCGCCACCGGACGCAACAAGTCCCGCACCGCCCAACTCCACCACGTCTCCCGGCCCGCCCTCTACCGGCGCCTCGAAGCCATACAGGGCCGGCTCGGCGTCGACCTCGACGACTTCGAGCAGGCCGCCTCCGTCCACATCGCGCTCCTCGCCCACGACGCACAGCAGGGGTGA
- a CDS encoding nitrilase-related carbon-nitrogen hydrolase, producing MANVVRAALVQATWTGDTESMVAKHEEHAREAARRGAKVIGFQEVFNAPYFCQVQDPEHYRWAEPVPDGPTTRRMRALARETGMVIVVPVFEVEQSGFYYNTAAVIDADGTVLGTYRKHHIPQVKGFWEKFYFRPGNLGWPVFDTAVGKVGVYICYDRHFPEGWRQLGLGGAQLVYNPSATHRGLSAHLWQLEQPAAAVANEYFVAAINRVGVEEYGDNDFYGTSYFVDPRGQFVGETASDSEEELVVRDLDFDLIDEVRQQWAFYRDRRPDAYEGLVRP from the coding sequence ATGGCCAACGTCGTTCGTGCCGCTCTCGTCCAGGCCACCTGGACCGGCGACACCGAGTCCATGGTGGCGAAACACGAGGAGCACGCCCGCGAGGCCGCCCGGCGCGGTGCCAAGGTCATCGGGTTCCAGGAGGTGTTCAACGCCCCCTACTTCTGCCAGGTCCAGGACCCCGAGCACTACCGCTGGGCCGAACCCGTCCCCGACGGACCCACGACCCGCCGCATGCGGGCACTGGCCCGCGAGACCGGCATGGTGATCGTCGTCCCCGTCTTCGAGGTCGAGCAGTCCGGCTTCTACTACAACACCGCGGCCGTGATCGACGCCGACGGCACCGTCCTCGGCACCTACCGCAAGCATCACATCCCCCAGGTCAAGGGCTTCTGGGAGAAGTTCTACTTCCGCCCCGGCAATCTCGGCTGGCCGGTCTTCGACACCGCCGTCGGCAAGGTCGGCGTCTACATCTGCTACGACCGGCACTTCCCGGAGGGCTGGCGCCAACTCGGCCTCGGCGGCGCCCAGCTCGTCTACAACCCGTCCGCCACCCACCGCGGCCTCTCCGCCCACCTGTGGCAGCTGGAGCAGCCCGCCGCGGCCGTCGCCAACGAGTACTTCGTCGCCGCCATCAACCGCGTCGGCGTCGAGGAGTACGGCGACAACGACTTCTACGGCACGTCGTACTTCGTGGACCCGCGCGGGCAGTTCGTCGGCGAGACGGCCAGCGACAGCGAGGAGGAACTCGTCGTCCGCGACCTGGACTTCGACCTCATCGACGAGGTGCGGCAGCAGTGGGCCTTCTACCGCGACCGCCGACCCGACGCCTACGAGGGGCTGGTGCGGCCGTGA
- a CDS encoding aspartate aminotransferase family protein, giving the protein MTKDLFARHRAVLPDWLALYYEDPLEITHGEGRHVWDAAGNRYLDFFGGILTTMTAHALPEVTKAVAEQAGRIVHSSTLYLNRSMVELAERVAQLSGIPDARVFFTTSGTEANDTALLLATAHRRSNAILAMRNSYHGRSFSAVGITGNRGWSPTSLTPLQTLYVHGGVRSRGPYAHLDDREFIDACVADLEDLLGHTRAPAALIAEPVQGVGGFTSPPDGLYAAFREVLRDRGILWISDEVQTGWGRTGEHFWGWQAHAGSGPPDIVTFAKGIGNGMSIGGVVARAEIMNCLDANSISTFGGTQITMAAGLANLAHLLEHDLQGNARRVGGLLIERLRAVAAQVPHVREVRGRGLMIGVELTRPGTDEAAPEAASTVLEEARAGGLLVGKGGGHDTSVLRIAPPMSLTVAEAEEGAAILERALRSI; this is encoded by the coding sequence GTGACCAAGGATCTCTTCGCCCGCCACCGCGCCGTCCTGCCCGACTGGCTCGCCCTCTACTACGAGGACCCGCTGGAGATCACCCACGGCGAGGGCCGCCACGTCTGGGACGCCGCCGGCAACAGGTACCTCGACTTCTTCGGCGGCATCCTCACCACGATGACCGCGCACGCCCTGCCCGAGGTCACCAAGGCCGTCGCCGAGCAGGCCGGGCGGATCGTCCACTCCTCGACCCTCTACCTCAACCGCTCGATGGTCGAACTCGCCGAACGCGTCGCCCAGTTGTCCGGCATCCCCGACGCCCGCGTCTTCTTCACCACCTCCGGCACCGAGGCCAACGACACCGCCCTGCTGCTCGCCACCGCCCACCGCCGCAGCAACGCGATCCTGGCGATGCGCAACAGCTACCACGGCCGCTCCTTCAGCGCCGTCGGCATCACCGGGAACCGCGGCTGGTCCCCGACCTCCCTCACCCCGCTCCAGACCCTCTACGTACACGGCGGCGTGCGCTCCAGGGGGCCCTACGCGCACCTGGACGACCGCGAGTTCATCGACGCCTGCGTCGCCGACCTCGAGGACCTGCTCGGCCACACCCGCGCCCCCGCCGCGCTGATCGCCGAACCCGTCCAGGGCGTCGGCGGCTTCACCTCCCCGCCGGACGGCCTGTACGCGGCCTTCCGCGAGGTGCTGCGGGACCGGGGCATCCTGTGGATCTCCGACGAGGTGCAGACCGGCTGGGGGCGCACCGGCGAGCACTTCTGGGGCTGGCAGGCCCACGCGGGAAGCGGGCCGCCGGACATCGTGACCTTCGCCAAGGGCATCGGCAACGGCATGTCGATCGGCGGTGTCGTCGCCCGCGCCGAGATCATGAACTGCCTGGACGCCAACAGCATCTCCACCTTCGGCGGCACCCAGATCACCATGGCCGCGGGCCTCGCCAACCTCGCCCACCTCCTGGAGCACGACCTCCAGGGCAACGCCCGGCGCGTCGGCGGACTGCTCATCGAACGGCTGCGCGCCGTCGCCGCCCAGGTGCCGCACGTACGCGAGGTGCGCGGGCGCGGCCTGATGATCGGCGTCGAACTGACCCGGCCCGGCACCGACGAGGCCGCCCCCGAAGCGGCGTCCACCGTGCTCGAGGAGGCCCGCGCGGGCGGGCTGCTCGTCGGCAAGGGCGGCGGCCACGACACCAGCGTCCTGCGCATCGCCCCGCCGATGTCCCTCACCGTCGCGGAGGCCGAGGAGGGCGCCGCGATCCTCGAACGCGCCCTGCGGAGCATCTGA
- the map gene encoding type I methionyl aminopeptidase, with the protein MVELKTDTSIDAMHAAGQVVAQALTAVRQAADVGVSLLELDAVAHEVLRKAGAGSPFLGYRPSFAPTPFPGVVCASVNDAIVHGIPDGYRLRDGDLVSIDCGALLDGWAGDSALSFVVGTPRPADLTLIETAERALAAGIDAAVVGNRIGDIAHAIGTVCRSGGYGIMEDFGGHGIGRHMHEDPGVPNEGRPGRGLPLRHGMVIAIEPMLIAGGRDDYHAAADGWTLRTNDGSRAAHVEHTVAITDGGPRVLTSRNGL; encoded by the coding sequence ATGGTGGAACTGAAGACGGACACATCTATCGATGCCATGCACGCGGCCGGCCAGGTCGTCGCGCAGGCCCTGACCGCCGTCCGGCAGGCGGCGGACGTGGGGGTGTCGCTGCTGGAGCTGGACGCGGTGGCGCACGAGGTGCTGCGGAAGGCGGGCGCGGGCTCGCCGTTCCTCGGATACCGGCCCTCCTTCGCGCCGACCCCGTTCCCGGGCGTCGTCTGCGCGTCCGTGAACGACGCGATCGTGCACGGCATCCCGGACGGTTACCGGCTGCGCGACGGGGACCTCGTCTCCATCGACTGCGGCGCGCTCCTGGACGGCTGGGCCGGCGACTCGGCGCTCAGCTTCGTCGTGGGCACCCCGCGCCCGGCCGACCTGACACTGATCGAGACCGCGGAGCGGGCCCTCGCGGCGGGCATCGACGCGGCCGTCGTCGGCAACCGCATCGGCGACATCGCGCACGCCATCGGCACCGTGTGCCGGTCGGGCGGCTACGGGATCATGGAGGACTTCGGCGGCCACGGCATCGGCCGGCACATGCACGAGGACCCCGGGGTGCCCAACGAGGGCCGGCCGGGACGCGGACTGCCCCTGCGGCACGGCATGGTCATCGCCATCGAGCCCATGCTGATCGCCGGCGGCCGGGACGACTACCACGCGGCCGCGGACGGCTGGACCCTGCGCACCAACGACGGCTCCCGCGCGGCACACGTGGAGCACACCGTGGCGATCACGGACGGCGGTCCCCGCGTCCTGACGTCCAGGAACGGCCTCTGA